One region of Scophthalmus maximus strain ysfricsl-2021 chromosome 15, ASM2237912v1, whole genome shotgun sequence genomic DNA includes:
- the bend3 gene encoding BEN domain-containing protein 3 isoform X1 → MPSVRSCSTQQAMNFSEHGEVSDEAMLEKEHKHVQDIKEEAEDYAICEQPEGLGGGSHGASEAGKRTSAEMGPDTDQSTSSKRARVSVEMRRHLIDVSSRHEPLCLTTTGEKRDQGKSRVSYRKPLFSISHRISEKRNTPSLEQQASHGAANQLNCSSILSSKLQNPEENGQLETLPTTDGLGQASTTNSSLYPLIEKMFFILNTLNSSMTQLHSKVDLLTLEVMRIKKQIKPAEMVTEFQPPPEYLLTSEELNQLMEQTSGAGELGCRLLVHLFPELFKARECSHDCMASKRTLESLHLQLIRNYVEVCYPSVKNNSVWQDECLLQINDFFNRFWAQRDMESARLLRKQTLTGAGIKAEHPQTYRFINEQGQEEHIALDNQQSNLAESDLAFDTQATEELDEFSSPEDLIIFLMHRLFPKVFEEGKMPEGSSSFSRVGQLILDSDKMEIIRKYMEANFPDVPEDSWLQVCIQHMEDALEGPHSNGNGSEPDNLNDEGYDLASLSEDISIIKVPEAADYERPSRKSKKSLLTPMDFDNLEIPLPDFTVPQEYLLSREQLKNNYECSLSIGNFASRLLVHMFPELFTHENIRKQYNCSGSLGKKQLDPVRVNLIRHYVQLVYARAKNDRVWMLEFVGKLDERCRRRDTEQRRSYLQQRKVYGQESEQDFLCQLNQFNPDVREDPDVPSLPPEKSSKDFCKIPLDELTVSKPDFPVPSAFLLSDAEVREIVQQSLSVGNFAARLLVRLFPELFTQENLRLQYNHSGACNKKQLDPTRLRLIRHYVEAVYPVDKMEEVWHYECVPSIDERCRRPNRKKCDILKKAKRSSIVS, encoded by the exons ATGCCGAGTGTTCGTAGCTGCAGCACACAGCAA gCTATGAATTTCTCTGAGCATGGGGAAGTTTCAGATGAAGCAATGCTCGAGAAAG AACACAAGCATGTCCAGGACATtaaggaggaggcggaggactATGCTATTTGTGAGCAACCGGAAGGCCTTGGGGGGGGATCTCATGGGGCGTCTGAGGCTGGTAAACGGACATCAGCAGAGATGGGTCCTGATACAGACCAGTCCACCAGCAGCAAGAGAGCCAGAGTCTCTGTTGAG ATGAGGAGGCACTTGATAGATGTGAGCAGCAGACACGAGCCTCTTTGCCTCACCACAACTGGGGAGAAGAGGGACCAGGGGAAATCCAGAGTTTCCTACAGAAAGCCTCTGTTCAGCATCTCCCACAGGATCTCCGAGAAGAGGAACACGCCGAGTCTTGAGCAGCAGGCCAGTCATGGTGCGGCAAATCAGCTCAACTGCAGTAGCATCCTCTCGTCCAAGCTCCAAAATCCAGAGGAAAATGGCCAACTGGAGACCCTCCCCACCACAGACGGTTTAGGCCAAGCTTCGACAACAAACTCAAGCCTTTATCCACTgattgagaaaatgtttttcattctcaATACCCTTAATTCAAGCATGACACAGCTTCACAGCAAAGTGGACTTGTTAACCCTCGAAGTCATGCGCATAAAAAAGCAGATCAAACCGGCCGAGATGGTGACAGAGTTCCAGCCTCCTCCTGAATATCTCCTAACAAGTGAGGAATTGAATCAGCTGATGGAGCAGACATCCGGTGCGGGGGAGCTCGGGTGTCGGCTGCTGGTGCATCTCTTCCCGGAGCTGTTCAAAGCGAGGGAGTGCTCACATGATTGCATGGCGAGCAAGAGAACGCTGGAGTCTCTGCATCTGCAGCTGATCCGCAACTACGTTGAGGTTTGCTACCCTTCGGTTAAGAACAACAGTGTCTGGCAGGACGAGTGTCTCCTCCAGATTAATGACTTCTTTAATCGCTTCTGGGCGCAGAGGGACATGGAGAGCGCTCGGCTGCTCAGGAAGCAGACACTCACAGGTGCTGGCATTAAAGCTGAGCATCCCCAAACCTACCGGTTCATTAATGAGCAGGGTCAGGAGGAACACATCGCTCTCGATAACCAGCAAAGCAACCTGGCCGAGTCAGACCTTGCGTTTGATACGCAAGCCACAGAGGAGCTAGACGAGTTCTCTTCCCCGGAGgacttaattatttttcttatgcaCCGTCTTTTCCCCAAGGTGTTTGAAGAGGGGAAAATGCCAGAGGGCTCCAGCAGTTTCAGTAGAGTGGGGCAGCTTATTCTGGATTCTGACAAGATGGAAATAATCAGAAAGTATATGGAGGCAAATTTCCCTGATGTGCCCGAGGACAGCTGGCTCCAGGTCTGCATTCAGCATATGGAGGATGCTCTCGAGGGTCCTCACAGCAATGGCAATGGGAGCGAACCCGACAATCTCAACGATGAGGGCTATGATCTAGCCAGCCTATCAGAAGACATTTCCATTATTAAAGTTCCAGAGGCTGCTGATTACGAAAGGCCCAGTCGTAAATCCAAAAAGTCACTGCTGACCCCCATGGATTTTGATAATCTTGAGATTCCTCTTCCAGACTTCACTGTCCCTCAGGAGTACCTCTTGTCCAGGGAGCAGCTGAAGAACAACTATGAATGTAGCTTGTCAATTGGGAACTTTGCCTCTCGGCTGTTGGTGCATATGTTCCCCGAGCTCTTCACCCACGAGAACATAAGGAAGCAGTACAACTGCAGTGGTTCACTTGGGAAGAAGCAGCTCGACCCGGTTCGTGTAAACCTGATCCGTCATTATGTGCAGTTGGTCTATGCTCGGGCCAAGAACGACAGAGTATGGATGTTAGAATTTGTGGGAAAACTCGATGAGAGGTGTAGGAGGCgcgacacagagcagaggagatcCTACCTGCAGCAACGCAAAGTGTACGGCCAAGAGTCCGAGCAGGACTTTCTTTGCCAGCTGAACCAGTTCAATCCAGATGTTAGAGAAGATCCAGATGTTCCCTCCTTACCTcctgagaaaagcagcaaagacTTTTGCAAAATTCCCCTGGATGAACTGACAGTATCCAAACCTGACTTCCCTGTACCATCAGCTTTCCTGCTCTCTGACGCTGAGGTACGGGAAATCGTCCAGCAGAGTCTCTCTGTTGGGAACTTTGCTGCCCGTCTGCTTGTGCGTCTCTTCCCCGAACTCTTCACCCAGGAGAACCTGCGGCTGCAGTATAACCATTCGGGGGCCTGCAACAAGAAGCAGCTTGATCCCACGCGCCTCAGATTGATCCGTCACTACGTGGAAGCGGTGTATCCTGTGGATAAGATGGAGGAGGTGTGGCACTATGAATGTGTGCCGAGCATTGACGAACGCTGCCGGCGCCCTAATCGCAAGAAGTGTGACATTCTTAAGAAGGCCAAGAGGTCAAGCATAGTGTCCTAG
- the bend3 gene encoding BEN domain-containing protein 3 isoform X3, translating to MNFSEHGEVSDEAMLEKEHKHVQDIKEEAEDYAICEQPEGLGGGSHGASEAGKRTSAEMGPDTDQSTSSKRARVSVEMRRHLIDVSSRHEPLCLTTTGEKRDQGKSRVSYRKPLFSISHRISEKRNTPSLEQQASHGAANQLNCSSILSSKLQNPEENGQLETLPTTDGLGQASTTNSSLYPLIEKMFFILNTLNSSMTQLHSKVDLLTLEVMRIKKQIKPAEMVTEFQPPPEYLLTSEELNQLMEQTSGAGELGCRLLVHLFPELFKARECSHDCMASKRTLESLHLQLIRNYVEVCYPSVKNNSVWQDECLLQINDFFNRFWAQRDMESARLLRKQTLTGAGIKAEHPQTYRFINEQGQEEHIALDNQQSNLAESDLAFDTQATEELDEFSSPEDLIIFLMHRLFPKVFEEGKMPEGSSSFSRVGQLILDSDKMEIIRKYMEANFPDVPEDSWLQVCIQHMEDALEGPHSNGNGSEPDNLNDEGYDLASLSEDISIIKVPEAADYERPSRKSKKSLLTPMDFDNLEIPLPDFTVPQEYLLSREQLKNNYECSLSIGNFASRLLVHMFPELFTHENIRKQYNCSGSLGKKQLDPVRVNLIRHYVQLVYARAKNDRVWMLEFVGKLDERCRRRDTEQRRSYLQQRKVYGQESEQDFLCQLNQFNPDVREDPDVPSLPPEKSSKDFCKIPLDELTVSKPDFPVPSAFLLSDAEVREIVQQSLSVGNFAARLLVRLFPELFTQENLRLQYNHSGACNKKQLDPTRLRLIRHYVEAVYPVDKMEEVWHYECVPSIDERCRRPNRKKCDILKKAKRSSIVS from the exons ATGAATTTCTCTGAGCATGGGGAAGTTTCAGATGAAGCAATGCTCGAGAAAG AACACAAGCATGTCCAGGACATtaaggaggaggcggaggactATGCTATTTGTGAGCAACCGGAAGGCCTTGGGGGGGGATCTCATGGGGCGTCTGAGGCTGGTAAACGGACATCAGCAGAGATGGGTCCTGATACAGACCAGTCCACCAGCAGCAAGAGAGCCAGAGTCTCTGTTGAG ATGAGGAGGCACTTGATAGATGTGAGCAGCAGACACGAGCCTCTTTGCCTCACCACAACTGGGGAGAAGAGGGACCAGGGGAAATCCAGAGTTTCCTACAGAAAGCCTCTGTTCAGCATCTCCCACAGGATCTCCGAGAAGAGGAACACGCCGAGTCTTGAGCAGCAGGCCAGTCATGGTGCGGCAAATCAGCTCAACTGCAGTAGCATCCTCTCGTCCAAGCTCCAAAATCCAGAGGAAAATGGCCAACTGGAGACCCTCCCCACCACAGACGGTTTAGGCCAAGCTTCGACAACAAACTCAAGCCTTTATCCACTgattgagaaaatgtttttcattctcaATACCCTTAATTCAAGCATGACACAGCTTCACAGCAAAGTGGACTTGTTAACCCTCGAAGTCATGCGCATAAAAAAGCAGATCAAACCGGCCGAGATGGTGACAGAGTTCCAGCCTCCTCCTGAATATCTCCTAACAAGTGAGGAATTGAATCAGCTGATGGAGCAGACATCCGGTGCGGGGGAGCTCGGGTGTCGGCTGCTGGTGCATCTCTTCCCGGAGCTGTTCAAAGCGAGGGAGTGCTCACATGATTGCATGGCGAGCAAGAGAACGCTGGAGTCTCTGCATCTGCAGCTGATCCGCAACTACGTTGAGGTTTGCTACCCTTCGGTTAAGAACAACAGTGTCTGGCAGGACGAGTGTCTCCTCCAGATTAATGACTTCTTTAATCGCTTCTGGGCGCAGAGGGACATGGAGAGCGCTCGGCTGCTCAGGAAGCAGACACTCACAGGTGCTGGCATTAAAGCTGAGCATCCCCAAACCTACCGGTTCATTAATGAGCAGGGTCAGGAGGAACACATCGCTCTCGATAACCAGCAAAGCAACCTGGCCGAGTCAGACCTTGCGTTTGATACGCAAGCCACAGAGGAGCTAGACGAGTTCTCTTCCCCGGAGgacttaattatttttcttatgcaCCGTCTTTTCCCCAAGGTGTTTGAAGAGGGGAAAATGCCAGAGGGCTCCAGCAGTTTCAGTAGAGTGGGGCAGCTTATTCTGGATTCTGACAAGATGGAAATAATCAGAAAGTATATGGAGGCAAATTTCCCTGATGTGCCCGAGGACAGCTGGCTCCAGGTCTGCATTCAGCATATGGAGGATGCTCTCGAGGGTCCTCACAGCAATGGCAATGGGAGCGAACCCGACAATCTCAACGATGAGGGCTATGATCTAGCCAGCCTATCAGAAGACATTTCCATTATTAAAGTTCCAGAGGCTGCTGATTACGAAAGGCCCAGTCGTAAATCCAAAAAGTCACTGCTGACCCCCATGGATTTTGATAATCTTGAGATTCCTCTTCCAGACTTCACTGTCCCTCAGGAGTACCTCTTGTCCAGGGAGCAGCTGAAGAACAACTATGAATGTAGCTTGTCAATTGGGAACTTTGCCTCTCGGCTGTTGGTGCATATGTTCCCCGAGCTCTTCACCCACGAGAACATAAGGAAGCAGTACAACTGCAGTGGTTCACTTGGGAAGAAGCAGCTCGACCCGGTTCGTGTAAACCTGATCCGTCATTATGTGCAGTTGGTCTATGCTCGGGCCAAGAACGACAGAGTATGGATGTTAGAATTTGTGGGAAAACTCGATGAGAGGTGTAGGAGGCgcgacacagagcagaggagatcCTACCTGCAGCAACGCAAAGTGTACGGCCAAGAGTCCGAGCAGGACTTTCTTTGCCAGCTGAACCAGTTCAATCCAGATGTTAGAGAAGATCCAGATGTTCCCTCCTTACCTcctgagaaaagcagcaaagacTTTTGCAAAATTCCCCTGGATGAACTGACAGTATCCAAACCTGACTTCCCTGTACCATCAGCTTTCCTGCTCTCTGACGCTGAGGTACGGGAAATCGTCCAGCAGAGTCTCTCTGTTGGGAACTTTGCTGCCCGTCTGCTTGTGCGTCTCTTCCCCGAACTCTTCACCCAGGAGAACCTGCGGCTGCAGTATAACCATTCGGGGGCCTGCAACAAGAAGCAGCTTGATCCCACGCGCCTCAGATTGATCCGTCACTACGTGGAAGCGGTGTATCCTGTGGATAAGATGGAGGAGGTGTGGCACTATGAATGTGTGCCGAGCATTGACGAACGCTGCCGGCGCCCTAATCGCAAGAAGTGTGACATTCTTAAGAAGGCCAAGAGGTCAAGCATAGTGTCCTAG
- the bend3 gene encoding BEN domain-containing protein 3 isoform X2 codes for MPSAMNFSEHGEVSDEAMLEKEHKHVQDIKEEAEDYAICEQPEGLGGGSHGASEAGKRTSAEMGPDTDQSTSSKRARVSVEMRRHLIDVSSRHEPLCLTTTGEKRDQGKSRVSYRKPLFSISHRISEKRNTPSLEQQASHGAANQLNCSSILSSKLQNPEENGQLETLPTTDGLGQASTTNSSLYPLIEKMFFILNTLNSSMTQLHSKVDLLTLEVMRIKKQIKPAEMVTEFQPPPEYLLTSEELNQLMEQTSGAGELGCRLLVHLFPELFKARECSHDCMASKRTLESLHLQLIRNYVEVCYPSVKNNSVWQDECLLQINDFFNRFWAQRDMESARLLRKQTLTGAGIKAEHPQTYRFINEQGQEEHIALDNQQSNLAESDLAFDTQATEELDEFSSPEDLIIFLMHRLFPKVFEEGKMPEGSSSFSRVGQLILDSDKMEIIRKYMEANFPDVPEDSWLQVCIQHMEDALEGPHSNGNGSEPDNLNDEGYDLASLSEDISIIKVPEAADYERPSRKSKKSLLTPMDFDNLEIPLPDFTVPQEYLLSREQLKNNYECSLSIGNFASRLLVHMFPELFTHENIRKQYNCSGSLGKKQLDPVRVNLIRHYVQLVYARAKNDRVWMLEFVGKLDERCRRRDTEQRRSYLQQRKVYGQESEQDFLCQLNQFNPDVREDPDVPSLPPEKSSKDFCKIPLDELTVSKPDFPVPSAFLLSDAEVREIVQQSLSVGNFAARLLVRLFPELFTQENLRLQYNHSGACNKKQLDPTRLRLIRHYVEAVYPVDKMEEVWHYECVPSIDERCRRPNRKKCDILKKAKRSSIVS; via the exons ATGCCGAGT gCTATGAATTTCTCTGAGCATGGGGAAGTTTCAGATGAAGCAATGCTCGAGAAAG AACACAAGCATGTCCAGGACATtaaggaggaggcggaggactATGCTATTTGTGAGCAACCGGAAGGCCTTGGGGGGGGATCTCATGGGGCGTCTGAGGCTGGTAAACGGACATCAGCAGAGATGGGTCCTGATACAGACCAGTCCACCAGCAGCAAGAGAGCCAGAGTCTCTGTTGAG ATGAGGAGGCACTTGATAGATGTGAGCAGCAGACACGAGCCTCTTTGCCTCACCACAACTGGGGAGAAGAGGGACCAGGGGAAATCCAGAGTTTCCTACAGAAAGCCTCTGTTCAGCATCTCCCACAGGATCTCCGAGAAGAGGAACACGCCGAGTCTTGAGCAGCAGGCCAGTCATGGTGCGGCAAATCAGCTCAACTGCAGTAGCATCCTCTCGTCCAAGCTCCAAAATCCAGAGGAAAATGGCCAACTGGAGACCCTCCCCACCACAGACGGTTTAGGCCAAGCTTCGACAACAAACTCAAGCCTTTATCCACTgattgagaaaatgtttttcattctcaATACCCTTAATTCAAGCATGACACAGCTTCACAGCAAAGTGGACTTGTTAACCCTCGAAGTCATGCGCATAAAAAAGCAGATCAAACCGGCCGAGATGGTGACAGAGTTCCAGCCTCCTCCTGAATATCTCCTAACAAGTGAGGAATTGAATCAGCTGATGGAGCAGACATCCGGTGCGGGGGAGCTCGGGTGTCGGCTGCTGGTGCATCTCTTCCCGGAGCTGTTCAAAGCGAGGGAGTGCTCACATGATTGCATGGCGAGCAAGAGAACGCTGGAGTCTCTGCATCTGCAGCTGATCCGCAACTACGTTGAGGTTTGCTACCCTTCGGTTAAGAACAACAGTGTCTGGCAGGACGAGTGTCTCCTCCAGATTAATGACTTCTTTAATCGCTTCTGGGCGCAGAGGGACATGGAGAGCGCTCGGCTGCTCAGGAAGCAGACACTCACAGGTGCTGGCATTAAAGCTGAGCATCCCCAAACCTACCGGTTCATTAATGAGCAGGGTCAGGAGGAACACATCGCTCTCGATAACCAGCAAAGCAACCTGGCCGAGTCAGACCTTGCGTTTGATACGCAAGCCACAGAGGAGCTAGACGAGTTCTCTTCCCCGGAGgacttaattatttttcttatgcaCCGTCTTTTCCCCAAGGTGTTTGAAGAGGGGAAAATGCCAGAGGGCTCCAGCAGTTTCAGTAGAGTGGGGCAGCTTATTCTGGATTCTGACAAGATGGAAATAATCAGAAAGTATATGGAGGCAAATTTCCCTGATGTGCCCGAGGACAGCTGGCTCCAGGTCTGCATTCAGCATATGGAGGATGCTCTCGAGGGTCCTCACAGCAATGGCAATGGGAGCGAACCCGACAATCTCAACGATGAGGGCTATGATCTAGCCAGCCTATCAGAAGACATTTCCATTATTAAAGTTCCAGAGGCTGCTGATTACGAAAGGCCCAGTCGTAAATCCAAAAAGTCACTGCTGACCCCCATGGATTTTGATAATCTTGAGATTCCTCTTCCAGACTTCACTGTCCCTCAGGAGTACCTCTTGTCCAGGGAGCAGCTGAAGAACAACTATGAATGTAGCTTGTCAATTGGGAACTTTGCCTCTCGGCTGTTGGTGCATATGTTCCCCGAGCTCTTCACCCACGAGAACATAAGGAAGCAGTACAACTGCAGTGGTTCACTTGGGAAGAAGCAGCTCGACCCGGTTCGTGTAAACCTGATCCGTCATTATGTGCAGTTGGTCTATGCTCGGGCCAAGAACGACAGAGTATGGATGTTAGAATTTGTGGGAAAACTCGATGAGAGGTGTAGGAGGCgcgacacagagcagaggagatcCTACCTGCAGCAACGCAAAGTGTACGGCCAAGAGTCCGAGCAGGACTTTCTTTGCCAGCTGAACCAGTTCAATCCAGATGTTAGAGAAGATCCAGATGTTCCCTCCTTACCTcctgagaaaagcagcaaagacTTTTGCAAAATTCCCCTGGATGAACTGACAGTATCCAAACCTGACTTCCCTGTACCATCAGCTTTCCTGCTCTCTGACGCTGAGGTACGGGAAATCGTCCAGCAGAGTCTCTCTGTTGGGAACTTTGCTGCCCGTCTGCTTGTGCGTCTCTTCCCCGAACTCTTCACCCAGGAGAACCTGCGGCTGCAGTATAACCATTCGGGGGCCTGCAACAAGAAGCAGCTTGATCCCACGCGCCTCAGATTGATCCGTCACTACGTGGAAGCGGTGTATCCTGTGGATAAGATGGAGGAGGTGTGGCACTATGAATGTGTGCCGAGCATTGACGAACGCTGCCGGCGCCCTAATCGCAAGAAGTGTGACATTCTTAAGAAGGCCAAGAGGTCAAGCATAGTGTCCTAG
- the bend3 gene encoding BEN domain-containing protein 3 isoform X4: protein MGPDTDQSTSSKRARVSVEMRRHLIDVSSRHEPLCLTTTGEKRDQGKSRVSYRKPLFSISHRISEKRNTPSLEQQASHGAANQLNCSSILSSKLQNPEENGQLETLPTTDGLGQASTTNSSLYPLIEKMFFILNTLNSSMTQLHSKVDLLTLEVMRIKKQIKPAEMVTEFQPPPEYLLTSEELNQLMEQTSGAGELGCRLLVHLFPELFKARECSHDCMASKRTLESLHLQLIRNYVEVCYPSVKNNSVWQDECLLQINDFFNRFWAQRDMESARLLRKQTLTGAGIKAEHPQTYRFINEQGQEEHIALDNQQSNLAESDLAFDTQATEELDEFSSPEDLIIFLMHRLFPKVFEEGKMPEGSSSFSRVGQLILDSDKMEIIRKYMEANFPDVPEDSWLQVCIQHMEDALEGPHSNGNGSEPDNLNDEGYDLASLSEDISIIKVPEAADYERPSRKSKKSLLTPMDFDNLEIPLPDFTVPQEYLLSREQLKNNYECSLSIGNFASRLLVHMFPELFTHENIRKQYNCSGSLGKKQLDPVRVNLIRHYVQLVYARAKNDRVWMLEFVGKLDERCRRRDTEQRRSYLQQRKVYGQESEQDFLCQLNQFNPDVREDPDVPSLPPEKSSKDFCKIPLDELTVSKPDFPVPSAFLLSDAEVREIVQQSLSVGNFAARLLVRLFPELFTQENLRLQYNHSGACNKKQLDPTRLRLIRHYVEAVYPVDKMEEVWHYECVPSIDERCRRPNRKKCDILKKAKRSSIVS, encoded by the exons ATGGGTCCTGATACAGACCAGTCCACCAGCAGCAAGAGAGCCAGAGTCTCTGTTGAG ATGAGGAGGCACTTGATAGATGTGAGCAGCAGACACGAGCCTCTTTGCCTCACCACAACTGGGGAGAAGAGGGACCAGGGGAAATCCAGAGTTTCCTACAGAAAGCCTCTGTTCAGCATCTCCCACAGGATCTCCGAGAAGAGGAACACGCCGAGTCTTGAGCAGCAGGCCAGTCATGGTGCGGCAAATCAGCTCAACTGCAGTAGCATCCTCTCGTCCAAGCTCCAAAATCCAGAGGAAAATGGCCAACTGGAGACCCTCCCCACCACAGACGGTTTAGGCCAAGCTTCGACAACAAACTCAAGCCTTTATCCACTgattgagaaaatgtttttcattctcaATACCCTTAATTCAAGCATGACACAGCTTCACAGCAAAGTGGACTTGTTAACCCTCGAAGTCATGCGCATAAAAAAGCAGATCAAACCGGCCGAGATGGTGACAGAGTTCCAGCCTCCTCCTGAATATCTCCTAACAAGTGAGGAATTGAATCAGCTGATGGAGCAGACATCCGGTGCGGGGGAGCTCGGGTGTCGGCTGCTGGTGCATCTCTTCCCGGAGCTGTTCAAAGCGAGGGAGTGCTCACATGATTGCATGGCGAGCAAGAGAACGCTGGAGTCTCTGCATCTGCAGCTGATCCGCAACTACGTTGAGGTTTGCTACCCTTCGGTTAAGAACAACAGTGTCTGGCAGGACGAGTGTCTCCTCCAGATTAATGACTTCTTTAATCGCTTCTGGGCGCAGAGGGACATGGAGAGCGCTCGGCTGCTCAGGAAGCAGACACTCACAGGTGCTGGCATTAAAGCTGAGCATCCCCAAACCTACCGGTTCATTAATGAGCAGGGTCAGGAGGAACACATCGCTCTCGATAACCAGCAAAGCAACCTGGCCGAGTCAGACCTTGCGTTTGATACGCAAGCCACAGAGGAGCTAGACGAGTTCTCTTCCCCGGAGgacttaattatttttcttatgcaCCGTCTTTTCCCCAAGGTGTTTGAAGAGGGGAAAATGCCAGAGGGCTCCAGCAGTTTCAGTAGAGTGGGGCAGCTTATTCTGGATTCTGACAAGATGGAAATAATCAGAAAGTATATGGAGGCAAATTTCCCTGATGTGCCCGAGGACAGCTGGCTCCAGGTCTGCATTCAGCATATGGAGGATGCTCTCGAGGGTCCTCACAGCAATGGCAATGGGAGCGAACCCGACAATCTCAACGATGAGGGCTATGATCTAGCCAGCCTATCAGAAGACATTTCCATTATTAAAGTTCCAGAGGCTGCTGATTACGAAAGGCCCAGTCGTAAATCCAAAAAGTCACTGCTGACCCCCATGGATTTTGATAATCTTGAGATTCCTCTTCCAGACTTCACTGTCCCTCAGGAGTACCTCTTGTCCAGGGAGCAGCTGAAGAACAACTATGAATGTAGCTTGTCAATTGGGAACTTTGCCTCTCGGCTGTTGGTGCATATGTTCCCCGAGCTCTTCACCCACGAGAACATAAGGAAGCAGTACAACTGCAGTGGTTCACTTGGGAAGAAGCAGCTCGACCCGGTTCGTGTAAACCTGATCCGTCATTATGTGCAGTTGGTCTATGCTCGGGCCAAGAACGACAGAGTATGGATGTTAGAATTTGTGGGAAAACTCGATGAGAGGTGTAGGAGGCgcgacacagagcagaggagatcCTACCTGCAGCAACGCAAAGTGTACGGCCAAGAGTCCGAGCAGGACTTTCTTTGCCAGCTGAACCAGTTCAATCCAGATGTTAGAGAAGATCCAGATGTTCCCTCCTTACCTcctgagaaaagcagcaaagacTTTTGCAAAATTCCCCTGGATGAACTGACAGTATCCAAACCTGACTTCCCTGTACCATCAGCTTTCCTGCTCTCTGACGCTGAGGTACGGGAAATCGTCCAGCAGAGTCTCTCTGTTGGGAACTTTGCTGCCCGTCTGCTTGTGCGTCTCTTCCCCGAACTCTTCACCCAGGAGAACCTGCGGCTGCAGTATAACCATTCGGGGGCCTGCAACAAGAAGCAGCTTGATCCCACGCGCCTCAGATTGATCCGTCACTACGTGGAAGCGGTGTATCCTGTGGATAAGATGGAGGAGGTGTGGCACTATGAATGTGTGCCGAGCATTGACGAACGCTGCCGGCGCCCTAATCGCAAGAAGTGTGACATTCTTAAGAAGGCCAAGAGGTCAAGCATAGTGTCCTAG